The Stygiolobus azoricus genome window below encodes:
- a CDS encoding radical SAM/SPASM domain-containing protein: MIPVSVMTTGLGTVSFSVKGVYNKENLSKFSEVLRPVVTWNLTYKCNLKCIHCYIDASNDKQDTLSTEEALNLIDQFAELKIPLIILSGGEPLMRRDFFKLTSYARAKGLRLALSTNGTLITKDVARKLKELNFSYIGISLDSDSAEFHDKFRGVDGAFNMTINGIKNSVEVGLNVGLRFTISSLNIDRLDGYIELALKLGVKRITFYHLSASGRGKGLVNLMYTPEQYEKFINKLIEYSIKLKGVIEIETTLAPFDGIFIAKKLARNEEEFQQYLKFVENSGGCGRKMISIYPNGDVYPCQFIDFVKLGNVKTQRLSEIIASIPDVFINTEKYLKEGKCAECEFKKYCKGGDRARAYYWYGNIFGSDPLCPLKSLHI, encoded by the coding sequence ATGATTCCTGTTAGCGTGATGACAACTGGTTTAGGCACTGTGTCCTTTAGTGTTAAAGGGGTATATAATAAAGAAAACCTTAGCAAATTTAGCGAAGTATTGCGACCTGTTGTAACATGGAACTTGACTTATAAGTGCAACTTAAAATGCATTCATTGCTATATCGACGCCTCAAATGATAAACAAGACACTTTAAGTACTGAGGAAGCTTTGAATTTGATAGACCAGTTTGCTGAGCTAAAAATCCCTCTGATAATATTGAGTGGTGGAGAACCGTTAATGCGAAGGGATTTCTTTAAACTAACTTCATACGCTAGAGCGAAGGGATTGAGATTAGCCCTATCAACTAACGGCACGTTAATTACTAAAGATGTTGCCAGAAAGTTAAAAGAACTTAACTTTTCTTATATAGGTATAAGCCTTGACAGCGATAGTGCAGAATTTCATGATAAATTTAGGGGAGTTGACGGAGCCTTTAACATGACAATAAATGGCATTAAAAATTCTGTGGAAGTTGGTCTTAACGTAGGTTTAAGGTTTACAATTTCCTCGTTAAACATAGATAGATTAGATGGTTACATTGAACTTGCACTGAAGCTCGGAGTAAAGAGAATTACATTTTACCACTTATCAGCAAGCGGTCGCGGAAAGGGATTAGTCAATTTAATGTATACACCAGAACAATATGAGAAGTTCATTAACAAACTCATTGAGTACTCGATCAAGCTCAAAGGTGTTATAGAGATAGAAACTACATTAGCACCTTTTGATGGAATTTTCATCGCAAAGAAGTTGGCTAGAAATGAAGAGGAGTTTCAACAATACCTTAAGTTTGTAGAAAATTCAGGTGGATGTGGTAGAAAGATGATATCGATATATCCAAATGGAGACGTTTATCCATGCCAGTTTATTGATTTCGTAAAATTAGGAAACGTTAAGACTCAAAGGCTTAGTGAAATAATCGCTTCTATTCCTGACGTGTTCATTAACACCGAAAAATATCTCAAGGAAGGAAAATGTGCTGAGTGTGAATTTAAGAAATATTGTAAAGGTGGAGATAGGGCAAGAGCCTATTACTGGTATGGAAATATTTTCGGGAGTGACCCATTATGCCCTTTGAAAAGTCTCCACATTTAA
- a CDS encoding transcription elongation factor NusA yields MKIPLDYICVKSGLLCNRCQSMIDRGEVESFEVEVMKILLDLEETQFKELKDTTYHKAFKLNNLLILIVTSGPSMTYQKWIKVAKILQDKLGVKVRILEKSNNIKSTASQLLTPARVLGVNTVWLPDGTVQYVVRVSKYEKKFLPADETSLEAALSKIHSIPVRIRVE; encoded by the coding sequence ATGAAGATACCGTTAGACTATATTTGTGTTAAAAGCGGTCTTTTGTGTAACCGTTGCCAATCTATGATTGATCGTGGAGAGGTAGAAAGTTTTGAAGTAGAAGTAATGAAAATTTTATTAGATTTAGAAGAGACACAATTCAAAGAGCTAAAAGATACTACCTACCATAAGGCGTTTAAGTTAAACAACCTACTTATTCTGATAGTAACTAGCGGACCATCTATGACTTACCAAAAGTGGATAAAAGTTGCTAAGATCCTTCAGGATAAACTTGGCGTAAAAGTGAGAATTTTAGAGAAGAGTAATAATATAAAATCTACAGCAAGCCAACTTTTAACACCTGCGAGAGTTCTAGGAGTTAACACTGTATGGTTACCAGACGGAACCGTACAGTACGTTGTGAGAGTCTCAAAATATGAGAAGAAGTTTTTACCAGCTGACGAAACTTCCCTAGAAGCTGCACTATCAAAGATTCATTCAATACCAGTTAGAATAAGGGTGGAATAA
- a CDS encoding thiamine pyrophosphate-binding protein, whose protein sequence is MSQPKRKEETVGKEMKGDEALAYVIKELGIKDVFVPYSVPDFILERLKQYEINTNITSSAREAILMADSYSREFNTVGTALVAPGNRVLEATDIVAQAFMDSQPLLIISTIRSYRDTGRSRIGELRTPDDVSSALAPITKLRERVVSIEEITVTVEKGYKEALSNRNRPVYIEIAEDLFRLKAYPLSPAEQKPEKRTPDKNTVAKISELLGNSKTPVIIAGYGVLASGATKELLELAELLDIPVITTFRSKGAIPASHPLYAGEGLGLFATNEGAKLLEEADVILALGTRFTQLATAGWSMKVKGYLVHNNIDGEDIGKVFMAHVPLVADTGLFLKELLTLIKAKVKEAVKRGSKEKIKTYRKIHILNSHSGLWPYDVVRVVQQYQFSKVFVDLSAPTLDFVRLPIEKPYTWITSESLLERNIAVGGIIRSNDPNTIAVTDIEGVISNLGVLSSRLNKARGILLVMNDNGSTTLDVTSSDIPTISKTPRNENYDEILESSLKAITVVGITDLKDALFNADPNKINVINVKIEPDYQSVLF, encoded by the coding sequence GTGAGCCAACCAAAAAGGAAAGAAGAGACCGTAGGAAAGGAAATGAAAGGAGACGAAGCATTAGCTTACGTTATAAAGGAACTCGGCATTAAGGATGTTTTTGTTCCTTATAGCGTTCCAGACTTTATATTAGAAAGATTAAAGCAATACGAAATTAATACTAATATAACTTCTTCAGCTAGGGAAGCAATTTTAATGGCTGATTCATATTCTAGAGAGTTTAACACAGTAGGGACAGCCCTTGTTGCTCCGGGGAATAGAGTGCTAGAGGCTACTGATATAGTAGCTCAAGCTTTCATGGACTCTCAGCCCCTACTTATAATATCTACCATAAGGTCTTACAGAGACACGGGTAGGAGTAGGATAGGAGAACTGAGAACACCTGACGATGTATCATCAGCCTTAGCGCCCATTACTAAGTTAAGAGAGAGGGTTGTAAGTATTGAAGAAATAACAGTAACTGTAGAAAAGGGGTATAAAGAAGCCCTAAGTAATAGGAACAGGCCAGTATACATAGAAATAGCTGAAGATCTCTTCAGGCTTAAGGCCTATCCATTATCGCCAGCTGAGCAGAAGCCCGAAAAGAGAACTCCGGATAAAAACACAGTAGCCAAGATAAGTGAATTATTAGGAAACTCTAAGACTCCAGTAATTATAGCTGGTTATGGAGTGCTTGCTTCAGGAGCTACAAAAGAACTCCTAGAGTTAGCGGAATTATTAGATATCCCAGTTATCACAACGTTTAGGTCTAAGGGGGCTATTCCGGCTTCTCACCCCTTATATGCAGGGGAAGGATTAGGTCTTTTCGCGACCAATGAAGGAGCTAAGCTATTAGAGGAGGCAGACGTAATATTAGCACTAGGTACTAGGTTCACACAATTAGCTACAGCCGGCTGGTCTATGAAGGTTAAAGGATACCTAGTACATAATAATATAGATGGTGAAGATATCGGTAAAGTTTTCATGGCTCATGTTCCTCTTGTTGCAGATACGGGACTATTCCTTAAGGAACTTCTTACACTAATAAAAGCTAAGGTTAAAGAGGCAGTTAAGAGAGGATCAAAAGAGAAGATTAAAACCTATAGAAAGATTCATATATTAAACTCTCATAGCGGTTTATGGCCTTATGACGTAGTTAGAGTTGTACAACAGTATCAGTTCTCAAAAGTTTTTGTGGACTTATCAGCTCCAACACTAGACTTCGTAAGGTTACCTATAGAGAAACCTTACACATGGATAACGAGTGAGTCATTATTAGAACGCAATATAGCAGTAGGAGGTATAATTCGTTCTAACGATCCTAATACGATTGCCGTGACCGATATTGAAGGTGTGATATCAAATCTAGGTGTATTAAGTTCTAGATTGAATAAGGCAAGAGGAATATTACTAGTTATGAACGACAACGGTTCAACGACTCTCGATGTAACTTCTTCCGACATACCTACAATTTCTAAAACGCCTCGTAATGAAAACTATGACGAGATTCTAGAAAGTTCGCTTAAAGCAATTACGGTTGTTGGGATCACAGATCTAAAGGACGCACTATTTAACGCTGATCCTAATAAGATAAATGTAATAAATGTTAAAATAGAACCAGACTATCAATCAGTATTATTCTAA
- a CDS encoding nucleotidyltransferase, producing the protein MIAFSKVGEVLKEIKELTDFVIIGDTVVDLELGRKGTESDIDLFILSVSVFIDEDKIREFAFDHGWDFGKTPIDTPRLIIGVDDEQLQVDMYENVQDFFVPQDIIENAQERKIGNEYFKVIRIEDYILLKANAFREEDEDELKTLVYLIGSGKIEIDKNYLKSHIQSFQENAKSIEDRLKSIGIKV; encoded by the coding sequence TTGATAGCGTTTTCGAAAGTCGGAGAAGTTCTTAAAGAAATCAAGGAACTTACTGACTTCGTAATAATCGGGGATACTGTAGTTGATTTAGAATTAGGTAGAAAAGGTACTGAAAGTGACATAGACTTATTTATTCTTTCAGTTAGTGTTTTTATAGACGAGGATAAAATAAGGGAATTCGCATTTGATCATGGTTGGGACTTTGGAAAAACACCTATTGACACTCCCAGATTAATAATAGGTGTTGATGATGAGCAACTCCAGGTAGATATGTATGAAAATGTTCAAGACTTCTTTGTACCACAAGACATTATAGAAAATGCACAAGAAAGAAAAATTGGTAACGAGTATTTCAAAGTGATTAGAATAGAAGACTATATTTTACTTAAGGCAAACGCGTTCAGAGAAGAAGACGAGGATGAACTCAAGACTTTAGTATACTTAATAGGAAGTGGAAAAATAGAAATAGATAAAAATTACTTAAAATCACACATTCAGTCTTTCCAAGAAAATGCAAAAAGTATCGAGGATAGACTTAAAAGTATTGGTATTAAGGTCTAA
- a CDS encoding DUF929 domain-containing protein, with product MNRRFITLSIVLIFVIILLLPYLLYPFEIPLDTFIKVSDSDLANNALACIVFISWYGCPYGAADSWVLYAFISHYGKVLYNFSYSDPNDVYPNTPSLIFLSFQPNSSIHFKFLYLYNRYLNATATGLQVSNYVKYGLSQIQQYLPQYYQIVKEYVVDKWAQGGFFQSAAYMGNPPHIPTTIIVSGNKGTYILIGYLINPSLIQNENPQYLINHLDQSYIQSGVKDIQDLV from the coding sequence GTGAATAGAAGGTTTATTACACTTTCAATAGTTTTAATTTTTGTAATAATTTTATTGCTTCCCTACTTACTTTACCCATTTGAAATACCTTTAGACACATTTATCAAAGTTAGTGATTCAGATTTAGCTAACAATGCCTTAGCATGTATTGTCTTTATTTCGTGGTACGGCTGCCCCTATGGAGCGGCAGATAGTTGGGTATTATATGCATTTATTTCCCATTACGGTAAAGTCCTTTACAATTTCTCTTATTCAGACCCTAACGACGTATACCCTAATACTCCCTCTCTTATCTTTCTAAGTTTTCAGCCAAATTCATCAATTCACTTTAAGTTCCTTTATCTCTATAACCGTTACCTTAACGCTACAGCAACTGGTTTGCAAGTAAGTAACTACGTCAAATACGGATTATCTCAGATACAACAATATTTACCTCAATATTATCAAATAGTTAAAGAATATGTAGTAGACAAGTGGGCACAAGGTGGATTCTTCCAATCTGCTGCGTATATGGGTAATCCTCCACATATACCTACGACTATTATAGTTTCAGGGAATAAAGGTACGTATATACTAATAGGCTATTTAATAAACCCGTCTTTGATACAAAACGAGAATCCACAATACTTAATAAACCATTTGGATCAGAGTTATATACAATCTGGGGTAAAAGATATACAAGATTTAGTCTAG
- the nadC gene encoding carboxylating nicotinate-nucleotide diphosphorylase — protein MLEKLISRRLLEFLEEDVLPEDVTSKAVKGVKCRAYVVAKEEGLLAGNKFLVPFLEEIRLKVIEAKPDGYYFKRGDKLLIFEGDGEDILMVERTLLNLLSRLSGIATTTSLMVRLARTVNPNVVIAGTRKTTPGLRLFEKYAIEVGGGDPHRYNLSDMVLIKDNHIALLGGIRNVIENVRKYVSFSKKIEVEVTSLKEAIEAYEAKADIILLDNMTPDEVREVVSHLKGKLLIEASGRITPDNVVEYAKTGVDIISSGYITHSVKAIDLSLDVEKLD, from the coding sequence ATATTAGAAAAACTTATATCTAGAAGATTGTTAGAATTCCTAGAAGAAGATGTATTACCTGAGGACGTTACAAGTAAGGCCGTAAAAGGGGTTAAGTGTAGAGCTTATGTAGTAGCTAAAGAAGAAGGTTTGTTAGCAGGAAATAAGTTTCTTGTGCCGTTTTTAGAAGAAATACGATTAAAGGTTATAGAAGCTAAGCCAGACGGGTATTACTTCAAAAGAGGAGATAAATTACTTATTTTCGAAGGGGACGGAGAAGACATTCTAATGGTCGAGAGAACATTACTTAACTTACTTAGCAGACTTTCTGGGATAGCTACTACGACATCCTTAATGGTGAGGCTTGCAAGAACCGTTAACCCTAATGTTGTTATTGCCGGAACTAGGAAAACCACTCCCGGTTTAAGATTATTCGAAAAGTATGCTATAGAAGTTGGCGGCGGAGACCCTCATAGATACAATCTGTCCGACATGGTTTTGATAAAAGATAACCACATAGCATTACTAGGTGGAATAAGAAATGTTATAGAGAACGTTAGAAAATATGTAAGTTTCTCAAAGAAGATAGAGGTAGAAGTGACTAGTTTAAAAGAAGCTATAGAGGCATACGAAGCTAAAGCCGATATTATTCTCTTAGATAATATGACCCCAGATGAAGTAAGAGAGGTCGTTTCCCATCTAAAAGGAAAGTTATTAATAGAAGCCTCGGGAAGGATAACCCCTGACAATGTGGTGGAATACGCAAAAACTGGGGTAGATATAATCTCTAGTGGTTATATAACTCACAGTGTAAAGGCCATTGATCTTTCACTAGACGTAGAAAAACTAGACTAA
- a CDS encoding L-aspartate oxidase, with protein sequence MIYIIGSGIAGLSAAVSLKMAGYKVTVITKKVDGGSTPIAKGGVAVAVSVDDSPELHAEDTIKVGDGLCDIRTVRYVTQEGKHAVETLQSWGFEFDKGLRLEGGHSRRRVMYKTDETGGEIFRFLLTKARSLGIPVVEDMVTDLIVKEGEVRGFVTKTRGIIEDADKVVLATGGYSYLFEFTSTQPTNIGEGIAMAFKAGAVVGDMEFVQFHPTVTKLDGETFLMTETLRGEGAKVVNEKGERFLFNYHPKGELAPRDILSRAIYIEMLKGHQVFMDLRGIEDFQRKFPVVASYLARHGRDPKKDLIPISPAAHFVDGGIRVNIRGESSVKNLYAIGEVSDSGLHGANRLASNSLLEGLVFGINLPQYVDLQWEGITTGDGIMKTLKLVEDEGIDNTLTLNEIRKLNWENLGIIRNHEKLSKLTSVYYPSKSRPEILISYLTALAADIRTESRGNHYREDYPFKDPRWEKRIYFRVSNS encoded by the coding sequence ATGATCTATATTATAGGCTCCGGAATTGCAGGTCTCTCCGCAGCTGTATCGTTGAAGATGGCGGGTTATAAGGTTACGGTAATTACTAAGAAAGTAGACGGAGGGTCAACACCAATAGCCAAAGGCGGTGTTGCTGTAGCAGTATCTGTTGATGATAGCCCGGAATTGCATGCGGAAGATACGATCAAAGTGGGAGATGGACTTTGTGATATTAGAACAGTTAGATATGTTACACAAGAAGGGAAACACGCTGTCGAAACTCTTCAGTCTTGGGGATTTGAGTTCGATAAAGGGCTGAGGCTAGAGGGAGGTCATTCAAGGCGTAGAGTAATGTATAAGACTGATGAGACTGGAGGGGAGATATTCAGGTTTTTGCTAACTAAAGCTCGTTCTCTTGGGATTCCAGTTGTAGAAGACATGGTAACAGATTTGATAGTTAAAGAAGGAGAGGTCAGAGGTTTTGTCACAAAAACGAGAGGAATTATAGAGGATGCAGATAAAGTCGTTTTGGCTACTGGTGGTTATTCGTACTTATTTGAGTTCACATCTACGCAACCTACAAATATCGGAGAAGGAATCGCTATGGCTTTTAAAGCAGGAGCTGTAGTGGGCGATATGGAGTTTGTTCAATTTCATCCTACTGTAACAAAATTGGACGGAGAGACCTTCCTTATGACCGAAACGCTAAGAGGGGAAGGAGCTAAAGTTGTAAACGAGAAGGGCGAGAGATTTCTTTTTAATTACCATCCCAAAGGGGAACTGGCTCCTAGAGACATATTATCAAGGGCAATATATATCGAGATGTTGAAGGGCCACCAGGTTTTCATGGATTTAAGGGGTATAGAAGATTTTCAGAGAAAATTTCCAGTAGTAGCATCTTATCTAGCCAGACACGGAAGAGATCCTAAGAAAGATCTTATTCCTATTTCTCCCGCTGCTCATTTTGTAGATGGAGGAATAAGAGTGAATATTAGGGGAGAGAGCAGTGTGAAGAACCTTTACGCAATAGGCGAGGTAAGTGATAGCGGTCTTCACGGCGCTAATAGGCTGGCCAGTAACTCCCTCCTTGAAGGACTAGTCTTCGGAATTAATTTACCACAATATGTTGACCTTCAATGGGAGGGAATAACAACTGGAGACGGAATAATGAAAACTCTAAAACTTGTTGAAGATGAAGGAATAGATAACACCTTAACATTAAACGAAATAAGAAAGTTAAACTGGGAAAACTTGGGGATAATTAGGAATCACGAAAAATTGTCAAAACTTACTTCAGTATACTACCCCTCAAAAAGTAGACCAGAGATTTTGATCTCGTATCTAACGGCGTTAGCCGCAGATATTAGGACAGAAAGTAGGGGTAATCATTATAGAGAAGACTATCCGTTCAAAGATCCGAGATGGGAAAAGAGAATATACTTCAGAGTATCTAACTCTTAA
- a CDS encoding GMP synthase subunit A: MKIAVIYFGGQYNHLIVKDLKYLGVEAVAVTPDKPVEFLNNFDCIIFGGGPYSVVTELDKMGNAKEYVLKTTLPKMGICLGHQLIAKVLGGEVSKAKNPEYGLVNVIIDDEDTLLRGLKPSVKAWESHTDEVILPPNGFRVIAHSENAKVQAMVNNDNTIFGVQFHPEVKHTEKGIEVFKNFIQACKK; the protein is encoded by the coding sequence GTGAAAATAGCTGTAATTTACTTTGGAGGACAGTATAATCACCTTATAGTAAAAGACCTTAAATACCTCGGAGTTGAGGCAGTAGCCGTCACTCCTGACAAACCAGTGGAGTTCTTAAATAATTTCGATTGTATCATTTTCGGTGGAGGTCCTTATTCCGTAGTCACGGAATTAGATAAAATGGGTAACGCTAAAGAGTATGTACTAAAAACCACTTTACCTAAAATGGGTATATGCTTAGGACACCAGTTAATAGCAAAAGTTCTAGGAGGAGAAGTAAGCAAAGCTAAAAACCCAGAGTACGGCTTAGTTAACGTTATAATTGACGATGAAGATACGTTACTAAGAGGTTTAAAACCGTCTGTAAAGGCTTGGGAAAGTCATACAGACGAAGTTATATTACCGCCTAATGGGTTCAGAGTGATAGCACATAGTGAGAACGCTAAAGTACAAGCTATGGTGAATAACGATAATACAATTTTCGGGGTTCAGTTCCATCCTGAGGTTAAGCATACTGAAAAAGGGATTGAAGTATTTAAAAACTTCATCCAGGCATGTAAGAAATGA
- a CDS encoding AIR synthase family protein: MLGKIGKKIFDEVIYPHLGERHKEVIIPPMNGVDTGAIELEGNKVMVVKTDPVFIVPQFGFRKAAWFAVHILASDVMTSGIPPKYAMIDLNLPPSMTDDELKDMWIGIHEALKEIGVMVVAGHTGRYEGVSFPMLGGFTMIGIGDKEKLGMPSKVKEGDLIIVTKGPAIEATGLLTNLYPEYFRQRLPPDIFKEALDMYWQMSCWKDGLIASKIGIHLMHDATEGGLWNALVEVSEVTGKKLEIFEDKLFINRAVKAVTTLVGIDPFISISEGTMIIITDKVEIRDALIKEGIQAEIVGRVEKGEGVYVGQKRIEKPSEDPFWEAFFRLQKQSA; the protein is encoded by the coding sequence ATGCTTGGTAAAATCGGAAAGAAAATTTTTGACGAGGTAATTTATCCACATCTTGGTGAAAGGCACAAAGAAGTAATAATACCACCCATGAATGGTGTTGATACTGGAGCAATTGAACTTGAAGGTAATAAAGTCATGGTGGTAAAGACTGATCCAGTTTTTATCGTGCCACAATTTGGTTTCAGAAAGGCTGCATGGTTTGCCGTTCATATTCTAGCGAGTGATGTTATGACTTCTGGTATTCCTCCTAAATATGCTATGATTGACCTTAACTTACCTCCTTCTATGACAGATGACGAACTGAAGGATATGTGGATCGGAATTCATGAGGCGTTAAAAGAGATAGGTGTTATGGTTGTAGCCGGGCATACGGGAAGATATGAAGGAGTGTCTTTCCCTATGCTAGGCGGTTTCACTATGATAGGAATTGGAGACAAAGAGAAGCTAGGAATGCCATCAAAAGTGAAAGAAGGCGATTTAATTATAGTGACAAAAGGTCCAGCTATTGAAGCTACCGGTCTCTTAACTAACCTCTACCCAGAGTATTTTAGGCAAAGATTACCTCCAGACATCTTTAAAGAAGCCTTGGACATGTATTGGCAAATGTCTTGTTGGAAGGACGGACTAATTGCAAGTAAAATAGGAATTCACTTAATGCACGACGCAACAGAAGGAGGTCTATGGAACGCCCTCGTTGAAGTATCCGAAGTAACTGGTAAAAAGCTGGAAATATTTGAGGATAAACTGTTCATTAACCGTGCTGTCAAAGCAGTTACGACTTTAGTAGGTATAGACCCATTCATCTCAATTAGCGAGGGTACGATGATAATAATAACTGACAAGGTGGAAATAAGGGATGCCTTAATTAAAGAAGGCATACAAGCTGAAATAGTTGGAAGAGTGGAGAAGGGTGAAGGGGTCTACGTAGGTCAAAAGAGAATAGAGAAACCTTCAGAAGACCCCTTTTGGGAAGCTTTCTTTAGACTTCAAAAACAATCAGCATGA
- a CDS encoding NifB/NifX family molybdenum-iron cluster-binding protein produces the protein MKVAIPVTNGFVDGPGEGLEVMIYQLEGDKFTLVEKYENPALRATAARGLHMLKSALDKGVNAVIVSEIGPPGVRLLKGKAKIYLAPGLKVEEALEKLLKKELSETDKPTHDEHHHHTHDDY, from the coding sequence ATGAAAGTAGCAATACCCGTTACAAATGGATTTGTGGATGGTCCCGGTGAAGGATTAGAGGTTATGATCTATCAACTTGAAGGAGACAAATTTACGTTAGTTGAAAAGTACGAGAATCCAGCATTAAGGGCTACAGCAGCTCGCGGATTGCATATGTTAAAATCGGCTTTAGATAAAGGTGTCAATGCTGTTATTGTTTCTGAAATAGGCCCTCCTGGTGTCAGATTGTTAAAAGGAAAGGCAAAGATATATTTAGCTCCAGGTCTTAAGGTCGAGGAAGCACTTGAAAAGTTGCTGAAGAAAGAGTTGTCAGAGACTGATAAGCCTACACACGACGAGCACCATCATCATACACACGATGATTATTAA
- a CDS encoding 50S ribosomal protein L40e: MPLTDPVKLQIVQQRVFLKKVCRECGALNSIRATKCRRCHSKNLRPKKKELPAKKG, from the coding sequence ATGCCACTCACCGATCCCGTGAAGCTACAAATAGTACAACAAAGAGTATTTTTAAAGAAAGTGTGTAGAGAATGTGGAGCTCTAAACTCAATTAGGGCAACAAAATGCAGGAGATGTCATAGTAAAAATCTAAGGCCGAAGAAGAAAGAGTTACCAGCCAAGAAAGGTTAG
- a CDS encoding TIGR04053 family radical SAM/SPASM domain-containing protein, which produces MPFEKSPHLIFWEVTKACPLACKHCRANSISSPLPDELSTEEGKKLLEEIAEFGKVVIVFTGGDPLLRKDIFELLTYAKSLGLVTSIAPAPSQLLSSETIEKLRGLVSYMSISLDGAQPRTHDWLRGLGSYKYAIKGIETALRYGINIQVNTLVWKRNYEELPEIVKLLKDLKVKVWEVFFLIPVGRGTAELDIPRERYREVIEFLVEVTRYDLIVRTVEAPFFRRAKLEYSEDIETTNPLIIKLRKMLGEPMKGVDKSVIPTRDGSGVLFISYNGDIYPSGFLPIRLGNVRTDNIVKIYRESELLNMIKTGKLKGKCGTCNYNEICGGSRARAYAVYNDPLAEDPACYY; this is translated from the coding sequence ATGCCCTTTGAAAAGTCTCCACATTTAATTTTCTGGGAAGTAACTAAAGCTTGCCCGCTGGCATGCAAACACTGTAGAGCTAACTCAATTAGTTCCCCTTTACCTGATGAGTTGAGTACAGAAGAAGGAAAGAAACTACTAGAGGAGATCGCTGAGTTTGGTAAAGTAGTTATTGTATTTACGGGAGGTGACCCATTATTACGGAAAGATATATTCGAACTTTTAACCTACGCCAAATCTTTAGGATTAGTTACGTCAATAGCACCTGCCCCCTCCCAGCTCTTAAGCTCTGAGACAATAGAGAAGCTGAGAGGTTTAGTATCATACATGTCCATAAGCCTTGATGGTGCACAACCACGAACTCACGACTGGCTGAGAGGTTTAGGGAGTTATAAATATGCAATCAAGGGAATTGAGACAGCATTGAGATACGGAATTAATATTCAAGTGAATACGCTAGTTTGGAAAAGGAATTACGAGGAATTACCCGAGATTGTTAAGTTATTAAAAGATTTAAAAGTTAAAGTGTGGGAAGTGTTCTTTCTTATTCCGGTAGGTAGAGGGACAGCAGAGCTCGATATTCCACGCGAACGTTATAGAGAAGTAATTGAATTCCTTGTGGAAGTAACCAGATATGACCTTATTGTAAGGACAGTAGAGGCACCATTCTTTAGGAGAGCTAAATTAGAATACTCAGAGGATATTGAAACTACGAATCCTTTGATAATAAAGCTGAGAAAAATGCTTGGTGAACCTATGAAAGGTGTTGACAAAAGTGTGATTCCAACTAGAGACGGAAGCGGGGTGTTATTTATCTCATATAATGGTGACATATACCCTAGCGGATTTTTACCGATAAGGTTAGGTAATGTGAGAACTGATAATATTGTAAAGATTTACAGAGAATCAGAACTATTAAACATGATCAAAACAGGAAAACTTAAGGGAAAATGCGGAACTTGTAACTACAATGAGATATGCGGAGGTAGTAGGGCTAGGGCATATGCAGTATATAACGACCCATTAGCTGAGGATCCTGCATGTTATTACTAA